A genomic window from Nicotiana sylvestris chromosome 11, ASM39365v2, whole genome shotgun sequence includes:
- the LOC104236897 gene encoding extensin-1-like, with translation MTSLGKLGQWPLLVTALAICFIASTVVADYSYGYASPSHSYNSKKYYKSPSPVPKYHVPTPYYKSPAPAKYYYKSLVPAKYYKSPAPAKYYKSPAPAKYYKAPAPAKYYKSPVPAKYYKSPAPAKYYKSPAPSMNNYKSPSPAKYYIASSPAKYYKSPSPAKYYKSPAPSKYYKSPAPLKYYKSPVYYKSPPPPIYYEKSPSYYKSSPPPPTYYEQSPSSYKSPPPPYYKESIPSYKSPPPPPKYYEQSPITYNLPSLPKTYEKSPSYYSPPPPTNYYKQTPTYASPPPPEKYEKSANYASPPTPPASPPPTYY, from the coding sequence ATGACAAGCTTAGGGAAATTGGGGCAATGGCCTTTACTTGTAACTGCTTTGGCAATTTGCTTTATAGCTAGCACTGTTGTTGCTGATTACTCTTATGGGTATGCTTCTCCTTCACATTCTTACAACTCTAAGAAGTATTACAAATCACCATCTCCCGTACCCAAGTATCATGTACCAACTCCTTACTATAAGTCACCTGCACCTGCAAAGTATTATTACAAGTCACTAGTTCCTGCAAAATACTATAAATCTCCAGCTCCTGCAAAATACTACAAGTCGCCAGCTCCTGCAAAATATTACAAGGCGCCAGCTCCCGCAAAATACTATAAATCGCCAGTTCCCGCAAAATACTACAAATCCCCAGCTCCTGCAAAATACTACAAGTCACCAGCTCCTTCAATGAACAACTACAAGTCACCATCACCTGCAAAGTACTACATAGCGTCATCACCAGCAAAGTACTACAAGTCACCATCCCCAGCAAAATACTACAAATCGCCTGCTCCTTCTAAATATTATAAGTCACCGGCCCCACTAAAATATTACAAGTCCCCAGTTTACTATAAATCTCCACCACCACCAATTTATTATGAGAAATCACCTTCATATTACAAGTCATCCCCACCTCCTCCAACATACTATGAGCAGTCACCATCTTCTTACAAGTCTCCACCTCCACCATACTATAAAGAATCTATACCTTCCTATAAATCTCCTCCACCTCCACCAAAATACTACGAGCAATCGCCTATAACTTACAACTTGCCATCTCTACCAAAGACCTATGAAAAATCACCATCTTATTACTCACCTCCACCACCAACAAACTATTACAAGCAAACTCCTACCTATGCGTCACCTCCACCGCCTGAGAAGTACGAGAAATCCGCCAACTATGCTTCACCTCCAACCCCGCCAGCATCTCCTCCGCCGACCTACTACTAA